A genomic region of Bifidobacteriaceae bacterium contains the following coding sequences:
- a CDS encoding YDG domain-containing protein has protein sequence MRGFSGVGRGLGFAVLGLSLVLGLLAAAIPALAEGSDPEFVRVEVPVTVQVVDSGSPNGGGGGSGEIGDGGQPGEGGSGDGEIGDEGSGGQDGLPGDGGQPGDGGLGDGGADGDGGSAGEDGLPGEGGQPGDGGSGEAGDGGSGDGDADGEGGSVGADSSVGVLPFTGSGLWAAGLAVLLVGAGVTILVVRAGTGRGVRLAAGVLLSVGVVAGVGGVVAASAEPAGPSAADGVVVVVDKGVSLTGRATVGLDVAGLGSKVVGVDQAIEAGFAEFSVNGVGVGASASRVAEVADKDFDGRLELVLEVAVDPDLPVGTYQAASVVEAFDERVVVEAVEAAFAPKQYDGTDALLPTAAPVVVGVADGDEVALEGLGFSAAGVEAAAGQSVTARADGLSGEDAWRYRLASPVLRVVAPGGSDEDGEERAPAVAAIVPRELVVAGLAAEDRVYDGTDAVSLTGRPALGGVVGDDKVFVTGTPSARFESKDAGADKAVAFDLGSFALEGADAANYVLRSPQLTASVAPKPLGVTGLAAQDKTYDGAVEATITGDAVLVGVEAADQVTLGGVPKGEFDSKSAGDGKAVALDADAVRLAGADAGNYTFDLPGLTASVTRQTLTVAGWTAQDKVYDGTQDAHFSGTGSLVGVVAGDQVSLTGAPFGAFDSKAAGADKPVTVDPASVGLAGADAANYVLDVAGEHTASVAVKEVTVDGLAAEDKTYDAAVDASFTGAAVLVGAVTGDDVAVQGAPSGRFDSKNVGDVKVVTLDEGSLTLAGEDAANYALALPELTAAVAPRELGVAGLAAEDKIYDRTEAASLTGAGSLVGVVDDDLVWLAGAPVGVFDSAAAGEGKTVTVDPDALSLAGEDAQNYTLRLPQLTASVAPKGLSVAGLTANGKVYDGTADASFAGEASLTGVVDGDAVSLEGAPVGAFDSEDAGADKAVTLSADSFALTGEDAANYTLGLPELRASITPKRVDVTGLTAVDKVYDGSADAVFAGSPVLSGAVGQDPVWLTGVPSGWFGSGDAGANKTVTLDPAALRLDGSGAPNHVLHLPGFTASIIQKDLAITGLTAVDKTYDGTAAAVFDGTPELTGEVGQDDVSLTGTARGVFASAAAGGAKAVTLNPGAFGLAGGHAANYALTLPEFSATITPRELVIAGLTAEDKAYDGNEDASFAGTAALVGVVEEDSVSLDGAARGVFDSMEAGQDKAVKLDADSFALSGPHAANYTLSLPELTASINPKALTVTDLTAVDKIYDGTAAASFTGAPALAGVVGKDEVRLVGSPAGRFDSEEAGTGRTVTLDFDSVSLVGEKAGNYRLDAAGPYTASIKPKELTLEGLTAEDKTYNGTADARFAGQATLAGVVEDDAVWLEGSPAGAFDSKDVGEGRAVTLRAGSLTLSGGDAPNYALRLPVMAASISPQVVTLEGLTAEDKTYDGTADATFAGEATLSGVVDGETVSVKGTPRGLFDSKNAGDGKTVTFVAASVELDGAGAGNYILGVGGQYTASVARRPVTFEGSVKATRDLDDTDPASFDLRVEDESSFGNVLHGEALSLSADAVSAVVPAGDAFGIEGTSQGVVTGQFGLSAGAGASVDNYTLAEQPTAQVTIAAARIVLRAEITAGGQQVKLNKYFANGYTVDWGDGTPVEQAPESATGSLIHVYDGARDGGYKITLTSLLTGEQRWTFRNGSAPLVPKSGTTAARMVVKKFPKLRAFMSSQTRADDHFFRSFNYSGALAELAPGSFDTSDITWAGDHFFDDFNLNGKLERLPEGSFDTSAITRAGSYFFAYFNYYGVLTGLPEGSFGTSSITSAGFNFFVAFNYYGALTKLPEGSFDTSRITSAGSEFFAAFNYAGALTELPAGSFNTRRVLQVGSGFFAYFNYRGQLATLPDSFRWPALDKTTASQAGNFQEAFNSSIRISRAASEIIGGCATPDTDRNTFSDNQPGVDEVDDNWRQSPRESEGNEERDTQ, from the coding sequence ATGCGTGGTTTCTCGGGTGTTGGTCGTGGTTTGGGTTTTGCGGTGTTGGGATTGTCGCTGGTGTTGGGGTTGCTGGCGGCAGCCATCCCAGCGCTGGCGGAGGGTTCTGACCCGGAGTTTGTACGAGTCGAGGTGCCGGTGACGGTACAGGTCGTTGATTCCGGGTCCCCCAATGGCGGCGGCGGCGGTTCGGGCGAGATCGGCGATGGCGGCCAGCCCGGCGAAGGCGGCTCGGGCGACGGTGAGATTGGCGATGAAGGCTCGGGCGGTCAGGATGGGCTCCCTGGGGACGGCGGCCAGCCTGGCGACGGCGGTTTGGGCGACGGCGGCGCTGATGGCGATGGCGGTTCGGCTGGTGAAGATGGGCTGCCTGGTGAAGGCGGTCAACCCGGCGATGGCGGCTCGGGCGAAGCTGGCGATGGCGGTTCGGGTGACGGGGACGCTGATGGTGAGGGCGGTTCGGTTGGCGCGGATTCGTCGGTTGGGGTGTTGCCGTTCACTGGTTCCGGGTTGTGGGCTGCTGGTTTGGCGGTGTTGCTGGTCGGCGCGGGCGTGACGATTCTGGTTGTGAGGGCCGGGACTGGCCGGGGCGTGCGGCTGGCGGCCGGGGTTCTTCTGAGCGTGGGCGTTGTCGCCGGCGTGGGCGGCGTGGTGGCCGCGTCGGCGGAGCCCGCAGGGCCCTCGGCGGCGGACGGCGTGGTTGTAGTGGTGGACAAGGGCGTGTCGTTGACGGGCCGCGCGACCGTGGGGTTGGATGTGGCCGGGCTGGGCTCGAAGGTGGTCGGGGTGGACCAGGCTATCGAGGCCGGCTTTGCCGAGTTTTCGGTCAACGGTGTGGGCGTGGGCGCGTCGGCCTCGCGCGTCGCGGAGGTCGCGGACAAGGACTTCGACGGCCGGTTGGAGCTTGTTCTGGAGGTCGCGGTCGACCCGGACTTGCCGGTGGGGACCTATCAGGCCGCCTCGGTGGTGGAGGCCTTCGACGAGCGCGTGGTGGTCGAGGCAGTGGAGGCCGCGTTCGCCCCGAAGCAATACGACGGGACGGATGCCCTGCTGCCAACGGCGGCCCCGGTGGTGGTCGGAGTCGCCGATGGCGATGAGGTGGCGCTGGAGGGTTTGGGATTCTCGGCCGCGGGCGTTGAAGCCGCCGCCGGGCAGTCCGTGACGGCGCGCGCGGATGGCTTGTCCGGCGAGGACGCCTGGCGCTACCGGCTGGCCAGCCCCGTGTTGCGGGTGGTGGCCCCTGGCGGGTCGGATGAGGACGGCGAGGAGCGGGCCCCGGCGGTGGCCGCGATCGTCCCGAGGGAACTGGTGGTGGCCGGTCTGGCCGCCGAGGACAGGGTTTACGACGGCACCGACGCCGTGTCGTTGACCGGGCGACCGGCGCTGGGCGGCGTTGTCGGCGACGACAAGGTGTTCGTGACCGGCACGCCGTCCGCCAGGTTTGAGTCGAAGGACGCGGGCGCGGACAAGGCCGTGGCGTTCGATCTGGGCTCATTTGCCCTTGAGGGCGCGGACGCGGCGAATTACGTGCTGCGCTCGCCGCAGTTGACCGCGTCGGTCGCCCCGAAGCCCTTGGGGGTGACCGGTTTGGCCGCCCAGGACAAGACTTACGACGGGGCCGTCGAAGCCACCATCACCGGCGATGCCGTCTTGGTCGGCGTCGAGGCGGCCGACCAGGTGACGCTCGGCGGCGTTCCGAAGGGCGAGTTCGACTCGAAGTCCGCCGGCGATGGCAAAGCCGTCGCCTTGGACGCCGATGCCGTGCGGCTGGCGGGCGCCGACGCCGGCAACTACACGTTCGACCTGCCGGGGCTGACGGCATCGGTCACGCGGCAAACTCTGACGGTGGCCGGTTGGACGGCCCAGGACAAGGTCTACGACGGCACCCAAGACGCCCACTTCTCCGGGACCGGATCCCTGGTCGGCGTGGTGGCCGGGGACCAGGTGTCGCTGACGGGCGCGCCCTTCGGCGCGTTCGACTCGAAGGCGGCTGGCGCGGACAAGCCCGTGACGGTGGACCCCGCATCGGTCGGCCTGGCTGGCGCAGACGCCGCCAACTACGTGCTGGACGTGGCTGGCGAGCACACGGCATCGGTCGCCGTGAAAGAAGTGACCGTTGACGGTCTGGCAGCCGAGGACAAGACTTACGATGCCGCCGTGGACGCCTCGTTCACGGGCGCGGCCGTCTTGGTCGGCGCGGTGACCGGCGACGACGTGGCGGTCCAGGGAGCGCCGTCAGGCCGGTTCGACTCGAAGAACGTGGGCGACGTGAAGGTGGTGACCCTGGACGAGGGCTCGCTGACCCTGGCCGGCGAGGACGCCGCCAACTACGCGCTGGCCCTGCCGGAACTGACCGCGGCGGTCGCCCCGAGGGAACTCGGGGTGGCCGGTTTGGCCGCCGAGGACAAGATCTACGACAGAACCGAGGCCGCCTCGCTGACGGGCGCCGGGTCCCTGGTCGGCGTGGTGGACGACGACCTGGTGTGGCTGGCGGGCGCGCCGGTGGGCGTGTTCGACTCCGCCGCCGCCGGGGAGGGCAAGACCGTCACGGTCGACCCGGACGCGTTGAGCTTGGCCGGCGAGGACGCACAAAACTACACGTTGCGACTGCCCCAACTGACCGCGTCGGTGGCCCCGAAGGGCTTGAGCGTCGCGGGCTTGACGGCCAACGGGAAGGTCTACGACGGGACGGCGGACGCCTCGTTCGCGGGAGAGGCCTCGCTGACGGGCGTGGTGGACGGCGATGCCGTCTCGCTCGAGGGCGCCCCGGTCGGCGCGTTCGACTCGGAGGACGCCGGCGCCGACAAGGCTGTGACGCTCAGCGCCGATTCGTTCGCGCTAACCGGCGAGGACGCGGCCAACTACACGCTGGGCCTGCCCGAACTGCGGGCGTCCATCACCCCGAAGCGGGTCGACGTGACCGGCTTGACGGCGGTGGACAAGGTCTACGACGGTTCGGCGGACGCGGTGTTCGCCGGTTCGCCGGTGCTGTCCGGGGCGGTTGGGCAGGATCCCGTGTGGCTGACCGGGGTTCCCTCGGGCTGGTTCGGGTCCGGGGACGCCGGAGCCAACAAGACGGTGACTTTGGATCCGGCTGCGCTGCGGCTGGACGGCTCGGGCGCTCCGAACCACGTGCTGCACCTGCCCGGCTTCACGGCGTCGATCATTCAAAAGGACTTGGCCATCACAGGCTTGACGGCCGTGGACAAGACGTATGACGGAACCGCCGCCGCTGTGTTCGACGGCACGCCGGAGTTGACGGGTGAGGTGGGCCAGGACGACGTGTCGCTGACCGGGACGGCGCGGGGCGTGTTCGCCTCGGCGGCCGCTGGCGGCGCCAAAGCGGTGACGTTGAACCCGGGCGCTTTCGGGCTGGCGGGCGGCCATGCCGCCAACTACGCCTTGACCTTGCCAGAGTTCTCGGCCACCATCACCCCGCGAGAGCTTGTCATTGCGGGCTTGACCGCTGAAGACAAGGCTTACGACGGGAACGAGGACGCCTCGTTTGCGGGGACGGCCGCGCTGGTCGGCGTTGTCGAAGAGGATTCGGTGTCGCTTGATGGCGCGGCGCGGGGCGTTTTCGACTCCATGGAGGCTGGCCAGGACAAGGCCGTGAAACTGGATGCGGACTCGTTCGCGTTGTCCGGGCCCCATGCCGCCAATTACACGCTGAGCCTGCCGGAACTGACCGCCTCGATCAACCCGAAGGCCTTGACGGTCACCGATTTGACGGCCGTCGACAAGATCTACGACGGCACGGCGGCGGCTTCGTTCACGGGCGCGCCGGCCTTGGCCGGGGTTGTGGGTAAGGACGAGGTCCGGCTGGTCGGCTCGCCCGCCGGCCGGTTCGACTCCGAGGAAGCGGGGACGGGCCGGACGGTCACCTTGGACTTCGACTCGGTTTCCCTGGTAGGCGAGAAGGCCGGCAACTACCGGCTGGACGCGGCTGGCCCCTACACGGCATCGATCAAGCCGAAGGAACTCACGCTGGAGGGCTTGACCGCTGAGGACAAGACCTACAACGGGACTGCGGACGCCCGGTTTGCGGGTCAGGCCACGCTGGCAGGCGTTGTCGAGGACGATGCCGTCTGGCTGGAAGGTTCTCCGGCGGGCGCCTTCGACTCGAAAGACGTCGGAGAGGGCAGGGCGGTCACGCTGAGGGCGGGATCTTTGACCCTGTCCGGCGGCGACGCCCCCAACTACGCGTTGAGGCTGCCCGTGATGGCCGCTTCGATATCCCCGCAAGTGGTGACGCTCGAAGGCTTGACGGCCGAGGACAAGACCTATGACGGGACTGCGGACGCGACGTTCGCGGGCGAGGCGACCTTGTCCGGCGTGGTGGACGGCGAGACCGTGTCGGTCAAGGGCACGCCGCGCGGGCTGTTTGACTCGAAGAACGCCGGGGACGGCAAGACTGTGACGTTTGTGGCCGCTTCCGTCGAATTGGACGGTGCGGGCGCGGGTAACTACATCCTCGGGGTGGGCGGGCAATACACGGCGTCGGTCGCCAGGCGGCCTGTGACCTTCGAGGGCTCCGTGAAGGCCACGCGCGATCTGGACGACACCGATCCGGCGAGCTTCGATCTGCGTGTTGAGGACGAGTCCTCATTTGGGAACGTGCTGCACGGCGAAGCCTTGTCGCTCAGCGCGGATGCGGTCTCGGCCGTTGTGCCCGCTGGCGACGCGTTCGGGATCGAGGGGACCTCTCAGGGGGTGGTGACCGGCCAGTTCGGCCTCTCTGCAGGTGCCGGAGCTTCTGTCGACAACTACACGTTGGCGGAGCAGCCGACCGCACAAGTGACCATTGCGGCAGCGCGAATCGTGTTGCGAGCCGAGATCACCGCCGGCGGCCAACAGGTGAAGCTGAACAAGTACTTCGCCAACGGGTACACGGTGGACTGGGGCGACGGAACCCCGGTCGAGCAGGCACCCGAATCCGCGACCGGTTCCCTGATCCATGTCTACGACGGCGCCAGGGACGGGGGCTACAAGATCACGCTCACGTCTTTGTTGACCGGGGAGCAGCGGTGGACTTTCCGGAACGGCTCAGCGCCTTTGGTTCCAAAGTCGGGAACCACGGCCGCGCGGATGGTTGTTAAGAAGTTTCCAAAGCTTCGGGCGTTCATGTCGAGCCAAACGCGAGCTGACGACCACTTCTTCCGCAGTTTCAACTACAGCGGAGCTTTGGCCGAGTTAGCGCCGGGATCATTCGACACCAGCGACATAACCTGGGCGGGAGATCATTTCTTCGACGACTTCAACCTCAATGGCAAACTGGAACGGCTGCCCGAGGGCTCTTTCGACACGTCGGCGATCACCAGGGCGGGCTCCTATTTCTTCGCCTACTTCAACTACTACGGCGTGTTGACGGGGTTGCCGGAAGGGTCGTTCGGCACGAGCAGTATCACCAGCGCCGGGTTCAATTTCTTCGTCGCGTTCAACTACTACGGCGCGTTGACGAAGCTGCCGGAAGGGTCGTTCGACACGAGCAGGATCACCAGCGCCGGGTCCGAATTCTTCGCCGCGTTCAACTACGCCGGCGCCTTGACGGAATTGCCGGCTGGTTCTTTCAACACCCGCAGGGTTCTGCAGGTCGGATCAGGGTTCTTCGCCTATTTCAACTATCGCGGGCAACTGGCCACCCTTCCGGATTCTTTCAGGTGGCCGGCACTGGACAAAACGACAGCGAGCCAGGCGGGAAATTTCCAGGAGGCTTTCAACAGTTCGATCCGCATAAGCCGTGCGGCCAGCGAGATCATCGGCGGTTGCGCCACTCCCGACACGGACCGCAACACCTTCAGCGACAACCAACCGGGCGTGGATGAGGTAGACGACAACTGGAGGCAGTCGCCGCGCGAGTCGGAAGGGAACGAAGAGAGGGACACCCAGTGA